The Anastrepha obliqua isolate idAnaObli1 chromosome 5, idAnaObli1_1.0, whole genome shotgun sequence DNA window tcaaatattagcaACTtttcttgtgtgtgtgtgtgtgtggcgtgGCGTGGAAGCCGACCAACTTGCATACGCTGCGCACAAAAATGGCAGTTTCTGCAAATTGTTGGCTGCCACTGGTGCACGCCGTTAATACTCCGCGAtgctcttcttttcttcttttccgCTTTCGCCTAGTACAAAACCCACTTCAACTCGTTATCCTGCTTTGCTGctatccacaaaaaaaaaaaacgaactttCGTTGACTTCTCCGCTCCAAAACACCAATTCAATACTTTTCGTTTTTCCGAAAATCAATGCTCTCTCGCTGTACTACTACAGCCGATTTTTCctcttgttttcaaattttaattttttaattttttctgcttacTACTTCTAACGCTTCTGTATTCCTGCTTCTGCTTCAGCTTATGGTGCTGTTGCCCTACTACTTCACTTTGGGCCAACACTCAATTTTTGGCGACGCACGATTTTCGATTATTGTTAGTGTTCATAAATTTAGTAACTAATTTGCGTGAATGTCCGTTAGGATCAAAGTGATTGGTATGCTCGTTGGCCTCCTTCTTGCTGCGTTGCTTGCCACTATGGCCCGAATACATGTACTTGTCGTGGTCAAAATTATAGTGCTCGTATTGATCAAAATAAGCCTCAgacattttgttataactttggTTTAGCAATTCAATAATTACAAATtagatttgaatttattaagtCCTTTGAATTTACACTTTTTATTGCTTCGTTTCTAATACAATgtgttttttaaagataatactTTAGTTAGATATGTATGTTTTGCTTTCTTTCGGGAAACCCGTTGTTTTAGTGCacacttatattttcacttcacGAAATGTGTTATTCAATTAAACTGGATTTTTGCTGCGCATTTCCCTTTATATACCCACCGGAGAGCCGGTGCGAAAAGCGCCGTTTgacttgcttttgcttttgattttgtttttgttttcattgtcaGTGGCAGTGTTGGCAGAGTTGTATAGGTGATTAATATGTATTGCTGGCTGTTGCTGGTTTAACATATGCTTGGAGCTcgctctctatctctctctcgcACTAAGTGGGCAACGACTGGTTGGGGGACCTTATCAGAGCATCGGTTATAGTATACTatgtaattttagattttttgtgatttttcatactgcgcaatttctttttttgttgttttacagtGCTCTGACAAtttctttgctttgcttttttgctttcgatacttttacatatgtacatgtactcacaaatacatatgtatgtacatatttaaattactATTGTATATGGTCGAAGTCAGACCGCAACAGCTGAAAGCGAGCGATAGGTAAAgtcatgaatacatacatacatatgtatatacaaccaaaacaaaacaaaaatatatacatgcaaaacaaatatatacaaacatttaaaaactaTTCCATACTCACCACCACTCAATTCCAGGTTTGTCGCTCAGATGTAATCTGCTTTCCATATGCACAGGGTGTGTACTGAAATTTCGAGAAAGTTGGAGTATTGTCTGGAGTTTCTGACTGATTTCTTTGCAAATTGGATAAATTGtttaatgaatttttcgtttgaaGTACAATCTAAGTACTTGATCAATCTGGAGTTTTGATTTCTTCACAATACAATCACAGTTTATACACATCTAAAGAATTCAAGTACTAACTGGATTTATTGAGCTTGGAGAGatattgcaaattgttgcacgattgaaataattttaaaaattaaaacaaaaacacttcaaAATTAAGGCGTCAAATGCATTTTGGCGCGGTTAACGAgtaaatacaatacatttttatattagcaaaggatgtttaagtttaaatggAAATTTTGTATGCAGATACATAGTATGAATGTACGCCATTTATATCAGCCAAGGTTAGTCGACATGCCGATAACACGTCTAGTTTAAAAGATAGAAACGCTTAAAAATCTGAGAGTTGCAGAAATGATCCTTGAAAACTGTTATTACCGCTGagttaaactaaaaatataactaatcaaataaatatttgtgaaagagCAACAAGCAGCTCATCTTAAAAAACGCATTCATCGTTCactatgtataaatgtatgtcaCCTAacttggtacaaaaaaaaaaaattatgtaggaTGTTTGGGCGCGCATAGGTATGGCTCCGCACCAGAATTTTACCGGCCAATATCAACGTGATTATGAGCACACATCGAAAGCGGAGGAATGTTTTGATTTTATGCAGCCAAATAATACCTTGACCGAGTTCTTTGCGTatctttgttttcatttcatattcgccggtttgtttattttcatgtggatatgtatatacatatgtatgtgtgtacatatgagATAAGCTTGTTTCAAACGAAATACTTTTAATAGCTTTCGATGTTGCTGCTTATCGCCTACAGCAACAAATTATTCTAGATTTTTCTAGTCTGAAAACACTTGTATACCATGATTCATTTCATTAAACCATAATACTTTTTCTAACAATTTAAACATACAACCATTACTGCAGAAGTAGTTTCCGCTTGTCACGCTATAAGCATGGCATTGGAAAACGATTGTAAAACTTATATGCACCGACAGAAAATCCGTTCTAAAAGCAATTCAAAACCCTTTATCCAACTTATTCACTATCTATAGAATAAAACATACGCTCGTTGGCAAGGATGTTACCTTACGCTTACTTCGGATACCAAGTCACATATGTAGGAATTCGCGAGAACAAGATGGCAGACAGTGTGGCTCAGCAAAGAAGTCTGCTCAGTTAGCACCGTTAACAAAAGATCCCACACGTGGAAATAGAGATATGCAATCAGCAATTAGACGATATCTCAACACCTAGAATGAAAACTAAGAAACTAGAAAGGCTAAACTGCAGTCATCATCACTACACCACCGTAAACCGAGAGCAAAACTACCCTACAATACCCCAGCGGCTTATGGAAAGCTTTAGTAAAGTATTTCTCCCTTCTACGGCTTGGCCACACTATTGACTAGCACGAACACTTTCTGACCGGGGAGCCATTTCCAGTCTTCACACTTTGCGGAGGAGTTCTCTCCTTAAACCACATATTACAAGATTAACCCCTTTTGGAAATGATTACTTCAGGTAGAACTGCATTATTAAAAAGCCCTACATCCGAGAATGTAATCGCTATCAATAGCTTTATAAAGCATATTCGAGCCCGAATTTATATTAACTATAAATTTTCCCTATTTAGTttttagtatatatgtacatatgtatgtacataagtacaaaCATACACCTTTTATTTCAACACAAAACATACTAGTCGTCCtacttttttacataatttttgtagAGCTGATACCCCTTGCATCTACACTCGTTCAATATTAACGCATTATATTAGTTAatttgttaatataatatataataataataataataataatatacatccAACCATAAATATTTGTCTCATAACAAATTGTATAGCTTTATACCGAaagctattttaacaaattgcgtttttacaaatacaaacaaacttCAAAATGGTTAAATAACTGACCGGAGGTAGCTAAAGCGGAAAACAAATGTTTTGAAGTCTCCTCAGGGATAACatagagaacgtaaattcatctACGTTCTCTGGGATAACAGCAAACAGGGTGCCTATTAAGATTGCACACAGGATTGTACTAAGtacagagtggtacttcaattAGTATGCAGTGTTTTCGTATGTGAGTATTGCGGCGTTCGGGATACGCCTTTTGCACTTTCGAACATTGCTTTTTCGAAATGTGTTCATGATGCCTGCCGCATTTACTAAATGCATAgatgataaattaaaaagtttggccatccgaagcaaaattgtgagaatgGCTTGGGCTGAAAATTCTTTTCTACACTTTTGCATTTTCGTCTTATACATAAGaacattttgattaattttatgcttgagtattttatttgatatttgagcACTCAAAATTGAGAGGATGTTAATATGATTAGcaaatgtaattgaaaagtaGCAAATGCATAGATACTTATAACAATCAAAAAATAAACTGCTTCCACGGCTGCAAATGTCACGCCTGAAAATTATTGTAAGGAGTTGCCTACTTCTTAGGCTTGCAACGCCAGTTAAGCCTGAACAACTTCGAAAGTCATAACACCTGTTACGCCAAATGGCGTAGTTTACTGATTTTTACCAtggtaattaataataatttaatttactttatcaTTAATATAAATGCTTTTatcaaatatgaatttttataatgttttcaatttagctgtaactttaaattttaagtttgctGTTTAATTAACTCCCATAATAACACTACTGCATAAcatattacattttaaaatacatacatatttactgctAATTACATTATTTACAATTACTATAGGTTAAGAAACACTATATTAAtctgaaatggaaaataaactCAATTGTAAAGTATAACCGAAAGCGCACTTGCGTATTTTTATTTCTACGAAGGTACTAACAGTTAAGTGGTGATTTCACGCACTCCCCAAAGAAAagtgtaatttaaaatataacattATAAAAAgcttaagaattttcaaaacctaAGGAGCTGGCATGGAGTTATAGCTTAACTGCTGAAAGCAACCctgtaatatttgaaaaattagttgATTCGACCAACACTTGAGCGCTTGTGCAACAATCCACGGTATCCAAAATTTGTGCACGAACTTTGTTAACTTCACAAATCGAGGTGTTTATTTCCTCAATTATAATTGGAGTAGGGAATTAtaggtatgcatatacatatatgcctactttttttgggtgtttgaccgagcttctcctgctatttgtggcgtgcgtcttgaagttgtccTACAAATGGAGGATTTTACAGGTTTAAAccgattccgaatggcagatatttttatgaggagctttttcatggcagaaatacactcggaaatttttcattgcctgctgaaggcccactgctattagaaaaatcgttttctatcattttgatgtttcatgcaatatttgaaaacttgAGTTTTAAAAGTGTTGCTTGGAAAtccatatttacttttataaagcAACTTAACAGATGAGTCTCCTTGCCACCGCCATCAAAtgacttttattataagttaTTTCTATTCTCATTAAGtgctttaatttactttaatttaaattttcgtctGCATCAGCTTCTGGTTTAGGTGCGATGGGTATCATGCGCTTTTTCTGTGCCAATATTGCAGCTTTCTttcttttgtgcacttttttcgTTGCTTCACTGTTAGCAgttgtttcatttttaatactCGCCTCTCCACGCAAGTCAACCATCGACAGCGGTGGCAAATCGAATTCATCACATACATTATTCTCGAAAGCATTCTCCACTATTTCCGGCAGTTCCAGCTGCACTTCCTTCTCGGTATGCACACGTTGCACATGCTCCTTCAGTTTATCCGAACGATGACTACTAAATGAACATAATTggcatttgtatttatgtatttcatcTGTTGAATGTTTGAGCGCATGTCGcttcagatttttattttggctAAATTTGCAACCACAAACTTCACATACAAAAGGACGCTCCTGCTTGTGTGTTTCCATATGCAAACGCAGGTTTTCTTTTCGATTGGCGTGGTGCTTACATTCAGGATAGGGACACTTGAAATATTCACCGGTGTGTTGTAGTTTGTGTGACTTGAGTGCTTTCATATGAGTGGTGCTGTAGCCGCAAACGTCACAGAGCATTTGCTTTTCTTTATTATGCACTATCATATGGTTATTCAGCCCTTGTTTCCATTTAAAACCTTTTCCGCAATGTTGACATTGATGCGGTGTTTCGGTTGTGTGTTTGGGAAGGTGTATTGTTAGTGCGGCACGATTGACAAAACGTGCGCCACACTCTAGGCAAAAAAATGGCTTCTTCATATTGGTCACGTGCTGCTTGATGTGCGCCTCATACTCGCGCCACGCAAGAAAACCAACCTCACACAACGAACAAGTGAGATGCGACGGCTCACAACTGCTCATATGGGTAATCATCTCCTGTACGCGGTAGCATTTGAAATCGCAGCCGATACAGTAGTTGATTTTACTACTGGAGTTGGACGCACGCGGATTCCGGAGCTGCaaattggaaataaaatactttactCATTTATTTACAATGCTTCATATTGTACTCACTCTAAAAAAGTTGCGTTGATCATTGAAAATATCCTTATTGCCTAAATTAATGTCGCCTTCCTTTCCTGCAGCAGGCCGCACAGTCGAGTTGTTGTCCACATCTACATCTACGCCTAGATCTGTGCTGTGGTCACACTCTTGCTTTACAATTTTCTCACCACCTGCGTCAGCCGTTGTGACCGGATCTTCGGGCATTTCGAATAATTTCATTAACTCCGTAACAGCTAAAATTTTAGCCAGCTGTTTGAAATGCGGTTCATGTTCCTTTGCTATGGACACCACATCTTCGTAAAAGAATTCCATCATGGTATGCAGACAACGCGTGCAACTGAAATTGTTTATAGTCACCTTCAATGGATTGTGAATGGAAAATTGTAatgatttttgtataaattgtgGGCCGCCAATGAAACGGCTTTGTGCACCAACAACACAGAAATGTCCAAATTCGGCAATGCCATCATCGGTCGCGGTATCCAATTCCAATTCGATTATCAAATCACAGTACTGGCCAGAGCGACGTTGATTGTTAAGGTAATTTGATACTTTGGAATGCAGAGGTTTGTGTAGTGTAGGCACTAATTCTAAAGCTGTACTCATTACCCCGAAATTAAAGAAACTTCGTAACCTTTGCAAGAaccttttgtttacttttacttttgatGGAAAGGAGATAAAAGTTGTAGTCAGCTGTTCAATTTTATGCATGGTTGCATTAGCTGGATTAGCAAATATTGTGAAGGTGAATAAGgtggaaagaaaaatgttttttaagctGTGTTGAGAAAGAAAATGTACTAATTTTGAGTTATTAGCACAAAACTCATGttagtcaatattttttcaaatcattttccatttttacaagtttaacattgaaatttttatttataaaaaatatggatatttcttggaattaaaaattttaaacttttaaatgcttagttcgtttttcgtttttaattgtaaaaaatggtACATCAAATAATTTAGGAGAAAGCTGAAAATCATCAAgttcttcaattttcaatattaaattttctttgaatttgaTGATAAGATAATTAATTGCGTTTGCTACCCAAAAGAGTTgtgaaatttcaaatattatgtCAAAACGTGTCATTTGATTCCTTTTAGATCTGGATGGTTATTAATTAGCTGTTTTGGCCGCTTAAAAATgatatctaaaatattttctgactAACATGAAAAAtcctatataaatattttaatttagattGCTATCTAAAGACTGCTATCTAAGGTCAAATATCGGAAAGGCAAAtcccataaaaaattaaacgaacTACTTCAGAACAGAAGTTAAAGCGATTTTTATTAACATAAGTTTGGAAAAACCTCGAAAGACTTTTCCAATTCCTAGATACTTAAATACCTAAACCTGATGGAGTCCAATATAAAATCCAATACAATTCTTTGATCTAAAACGGCTGCCACCCAAAGACTGCTTAAAGCCAAATATACGGTACGGAACGACAAAGCgcacataaatttaaaactaattacTTCGGCAGAAGCTAAAGCAATCTGTATTAAGCAACCTTGaaacaattttctattttctacataaaaaaagaggttgtctgtaaagtcggtttactgacgatagtttaacgtgataacgtcataagaaaatactgattgaatggttgcatttttcaaaagaaaattttaattttatttgtttgatagatattttgtatggataaagagaatgagttaacattaacttaacataatatactttaacataacataacataacataacataacataacataacataacataacataacataacataacataacataacataacataacataacataacataacataacataacataacataacataacataacataacataacataacataacataacataacataacataacataacataacataacataacataatataacataatataacataacataacataacataacataacataacataacataacataacataacataacataacataacataacataacataacataacataacataacataacataacataacataacataacataacataacataacataacataacataacataacataacataacataacataacataacataacataacataacataacataacataacataacataacataacataacataacataacataacataacataacataacataacataacataacataacataacataacatagcataacataacataacataacataacataacataacataacataacataacataacataacataacataacataacataacataacataacataacataacatgctgttaaagcaaggtaacgacgcattttttggtgcgtgcagccggctacatagaattataagacgttatcacgtcaaaaaataataataacattaaaaaaacaggtattattaacaaacttggttttattttaaattcttcaagtaaatcaaattaataataatcaataagaaggcatatgcaaatacaaatacgtgaatttatatatgtacatatgcgcatatacatacatatatacgctcacttaagtaggagagagcaagatgtcgaacgttgccgttcgtttgctttgtttgctttgtcgttcgttccgcgctttcgcttgcagttcattcaaggtaacggcaatgagcaaggtaacgacaaatgagtaaggtaacggcaatgagcaaggtaacgacaaatgagcaaggtaacactaatgagcaaggtaacgacacattttttcgtgcgtgcagcctgttaaatcgaattataagacgttatcacgtcaaaatactTAAACTTGATGGATTccaaaatgtaaaatgtaattcaaaatctttttggatatttttcaaCTCCAAAAGCAAAGTGAAAGGCATCCCCAAATCTGTGGAATATAATGAAACTTTTGTCACTAGTACCTCAAATAGTtacaacttttttgcaatttttttggccACATATTCAATAGCTTCAAAGCGTCCGAAGTTAGTACAGATTTGCCCCGCCTTTAGCAAAATGTGAATATCGAGAATTTGAGTGTTGCAGAAGCAGCTGTGCTTAAGTTTTTGTAAGCTCTTCATGCTTCGAAAGGGGCAGGCTATTATTTGCTTCCActccgtttttttttataatagcggtcgcccctcggcaggcagtggcataCTTCCAAGCACATATCTGTCATGgaaaagcttcttataaaaaatatctgccgttcgtagtcatcttaaaactgttggtccctccatttgtgggaaaacatcaagacgcacaccacaaataggagcaggagctcggctaaacacctaacagaagtgtaagtgccaattattaattttttattctccaTAGAACCCGAACCGTTTAgggacatatgtatttattattactatatttTGTCAAAGGCTATTTATGCTAGTTGAGTTCCAGATCCCAGCACATACGAATCATTCTTAAAATCATAAATCTGAGTATGATGCATTACTCATACACCAAAGGAGACCTAAGTTCCAGCAATGAAGAGGGCTGCTTTCTGGTAAAGGGCATTGATGCAGTATCGTTGGAAGTTCTGTGAACTAGATGCGGATACTATTCTTACCTACACGTGGAACGGATTAATTTCCGGGTCCAGGGTAAGGAAAGAGGAAAATGTAAGAAGTAATTACTTATCTTttctaagtaaaactaaaactagttttaaacaaataaattcacagcATAGAGCAAATCTCCTACTGCCCTATTTTGCAGCAGGCTTGCGAAACTACGAACAAACCCACAAACAACCTTGGAAAATTGACTGGCGAGAAGAAATTCGACAAAAACCACTTCTGTATCTGTTTCAAAGCCGCCTTCTATAGCATGAAAATGAGCTGTCGGTATgccacgatgtctgaatttggtataccAGGAAAACTATAAGTATACGAGGCGAGTGAGTCTGGagctgaaaaagagcaaaagtcAGCGTATTCGCACTTAGCAATACCGTCACTGTTGTCAATTAAAGATTTGGAAAAGTGGAAGACTTCGTCTACTTGGGAAACAACGTAAAAACGATAATTAACCCATGATTGAATTATTAAATGTTTGCTCACTAGTAACATTGAATTTTTggcactcccttacaaaaggttgtatttaagaaggtgaattaagtggaaaatattaaatcctttttggtaaaaatggtaccaaaaatgtattttcttactcaaatggaaacaaactgcgaacggtttaaaaactaaattttaattaatatttgaatgtaaataatggtacaaatagaagttattagcggaaattgcctATTGCCtgtctaatattaaaacaagaaattatttcacttaatcccagattttattttatgaattagtttttaaatttaaaatcaatcgcgaagttgcgaagtttcgccaatatgaaactattttgctaaaaataattggcacgtacaattctgttatATGTTTGACCGAGATCCTCCTCTTATTTATAGCgcgggtcttgatgttgttccacaaatgggagcacctacagttttttatgagaagctttttcatgctggtactgtgctttgctaAGTCTCCTTTGGACTCTTCATCCATCCATGggaaggtgggctcattggaaacaagttccgttaataccaacttttttatattgaggtatgcaatgttatcgatcgcgtcgggactatccaattattctccctgtcgtaactctttgggaaatgctagctctttgcaaaacatggATTCCTTCTAAATTCTCAAAGCTTTGGGAATTCTCCACTCACCGATCTTGGATTGCGTCAaatactctatcatgtcctgacttaagcggtatgtgTTCCATatcatactaccatagtcctgaacataccgatgaaaactcttgagcgattcgttgctcgtaagcagaccattttgaaaatgaaatgttttttctacaaattttacttttcctccacttttactaaacatttctagagctagcaacccagtgtcttgctaagggagaacgcgatttgtcaagagagaacgagaaagctgcttactaaGCAAACCTTTTATGCATTGAATCATGAATAAGACGTTAAGCCGATAGCTCTGGTAGCTTGTGCGCATATATTAATGGAACTTtaaatatatctatactaatattataaagaggaaaactttgtttgtttgtaatgaataggctcaaaaactactggaccgattttaaaaattctttcaccattcgaaagctacattatccacgagtaacatggattatattttattttggaaatagggctcgagatataggtcaaaacgtggacccgggtaaccttcggatgtgtatgtacaatatgggtatcaaatgaaagctgttggtgaatgctttagtacagagtatttttcatgccgctccgtgattggggtctcgagatataggtcaaaacgtggacccgggtaacctttggttgtgtatgtacaatatgggtatcaaatgaaagctgttgataagtgctttaatacggggtaattttcacacctattgatgactagggtctcgaaatatatgccaaaacgtggacccgccgtgtctttgcaccgaattaaaccaaacttacgcacattgttaagtaagtattgaaaatgggtttcgtaaagtttggttgtaattcggagcactcgcaacgggtacagcgttcttttgaaccagccataatgtcgcttacttttttaacgcttggggcggaactgaactgtcaaattgacagtgtgagttacaatgtgtcaatatttctttctgatttggatgccataaggaaaaaacgtaagtgcaacatgtaaaaattgtttgtgaatttttttggagtggattttggaacattgaataatttgagaatttaatgtgaaatgcgaatgaaattatgtgttcgtggaaaaaaattttttttcgttttttttttttttaaatgtaaatggataatggttaaaaaagctccaatgcttaataaaacatataaattgaaacgaaaaattcatggatgatcaggaaaaaagacgattgtttattcatatgcgttgatttgaaatttaaaaacaatcttcttttttcctgattttcaatttatattttatatttactcaaaaacaaatagaaaaacaaaaaatattgtttatgccaaagcgcttgaataaagaataaagaaataaataatatgaaaatcatatattttctgttctaaaccatatctattctattttagtgtgcccagcgaagggggccgggtttgctagtttattaataaaataataacaacaataataataataatacggtGTCATTTTCGCCATACAAGATGGAGTGATCCCAACAAGAAACtacattaaatatgtatgtaatacaaGATCCAAACGCCGTTGCGgatagatgtcgaagatgcaattGCCGGAGTGAAATTTTAGACCACGTGCTACCTGGAAGTATTATGCTGGCGAACTCAATGTATCTGAAGCCCCACAATGATATTGAGATTCCCCTTAACAAgaacatgcaaaaaacatatACAGAGAAGATATTCTGACAAAATATTCTGACCTAGGCATCGATGTCAAATGCCAGTGGAAGTTAAGGAAGGTGTACTACCGATTATCATCTCAGCCCACGGACTCGTGCATAACAATTTAGCAGACAacgttaaaaattttcaactcccAGAATCTTTAATATTCGACATGCAGAAAGCACCTTTACTCAATTCTTCTCATATAgtccgaaactttttacagtTAACGCTTTTCCGgtttgtaaaattgttaactattttatataatattattaattgtagtattttaattgtaatattttgtacctgtcataaattattggcttgcagctAAGCTGTCGCCAATTAATGTAAATACCTACTccttttttgggatgcaataaataataataataaaaaaaaaataataataataataaacgtcagccttgaaatccaacggagaatatcTCTTGTTCACGAATTTTAATATGGATTAAGTAAGTAATTGAGTAGCATCAGTAGTAGTAGTAAACATCTCTTATCAtgcccgttgttgttgttgttgtt harbors:
- the LOC129248267 gene encoding nuclear protein 1, coding for MSEAYFDQYEHYNFDHDKYMYSGHSGKQRSKKEANEHTNHFDPNGHSRKLVTKFMNTNNNRKSCVAKN
- the LOC129249131 gene encoding zinc finger protein 568 yields the protein MSTALELVPTLHKPLHSKVSNYLNNQRRSGQYCDLIIELELDTATDDGIAEFGHFCVVGAQSRFIGGPQFIQKSLQFSIHNPLKVTINNFSCTRCLHTMMEFFYEDVVSIAKEHEPHFKQLAKILAVTELMKLFEMPEDPVTTADAGGEKIVKQECDHSTDLGVDVDVDNNSTVRPAAGKEGDINLGNKDIFNDQRNFFRLRNPRASNSSSKINYCIGCDFKCYRVQEMITHMSSCEPSHLTCSLCEVGFLAWREYEAHIKQHVTNMKKPFFCLECGARFVNRAALTIHLPKHTTETPHQCQHCGKGFKWKQGLNNHMIVHNKEKQMLCDVCGYSTTHMKALKSHKLQHTGEYFKCPYPECKHHANRKENLRLHMETHKQERPFVCEVCGCKFSQNKNLKRHALKHSTDEIHKYKCQLCSFSSHRSDKLKEHVQRVHTEKEVQLELPEIVENAFENNVCDEFDLPPLSMVDLRGEASIKNETTANSEATKKVHKRKKAAILAQKKRMIPIAPKPEADADENLN